In Gossypium raimondii isolate GPD5lz chromosome 12, ASM2569854v1, whole genome shotgun sequence, a single window of DNA contains:
- the LOC105762665 gene encoding dephospho-CoA kinase isoform X2, whose amino-acid sequence MLVGSFGIQRVSVTQQFCLSIFGGEGNRGLVKGKDLKQGAKMRLVGLTGGIASGKSTVSSMFKHNHIPVVDADIIARDALKKNSGEYKKVVAAFGPDILQDDGRVDRLKLGRIVFSDASKRQLLNRLLAPYISSGIFLEILKLWLKGHKVIILDIPLLFEAKMDKWTKPIVVVWVDPETQLQRLMERDNSTEEDARNRINAQMSLDLKKSQADIVIDNTGSRQDLQERFSEVLSQVKRPLTWTEFWLSRDGALTALLGVIIGVLAGKKFFW is encoded by the exons GCGGCGAAGGAAACAGGGGATTGGTCAAAGGGAAAGATCTGAAACAGGGAGCGAAAATGAGGTTAGTAGGGCTGACCGGCGGGATTGCTTCAGGGAAGAGTACCGTCTCTTCCATGTTCAAGCACAACCATATTCCCGTCGTCGATGCTGACATCATTGCTCGG gATGCCTTGAAGAAGAACTCCGGCGAGTACAAAAAAGTGGTGGCGGCATTCGGACCGGACATTTTACAAGATGATGGCCGAGTTGATCGTTTGAAATTGGGACGAATTGTCTTCTCTGATGCCTCCAAACGTCAACTCCTTAATCG GTTATTGGCTCCCTATATATCTTCTGgcatatttttagaaattttgaagcTTTGGTTAAAAGGTCATAAGGTGATCATTCTTGACATTCCGTTGTTGTTTGAGGCCAAGATGGATAAGTGGACAAAACCCATTGTTGTTGTATGGGTTGATCCTGAAACACAACTTCAACGACTTATGGAAAGAGATAATTCGACAGAGGAGGATGCCAGGAACAGGATTAATGCTCAGATGTCTCTAGATTTGAAGAAGAGCCAAGCAGATATTGTGATAGATAACACTGGATCACGTCAAGACTTGCAGGAAAGGTTCAGTGAGGTACTGTCGCAGGTCAAAAGGCCCTTGACATGGACTGAATTCTGGCTTTCAAGGGATGGAGCCTTGACAGCTTTACTTGGTGTGATAATAGGTGTTCTTGCAGGCAAgaaatttttttggtaa
- the LOC105762668 gene encoding bifunctional protein FolD 2, which produces MASPSDRKATIIDGKAIAQTIRSEIADEVRHLSQKYGKVPGLAVVIVGNRKDSLSYVGMKRKACAEVGIRSFDMNLPEEVLESELISKVHELNANPDVHGILVQLPLPKHINEEKVLGEISLEKDVDGFHPLNIGKLAMKGREPLFQPCTPKGCLELLSRSGVSVKGKNAVVVGRSNIVGLPVSLLLLKADATVTIVHSRTPDPERLVREADIVIAAAGQAMMIKGSWIKPGAAVIDVGTNAVDDPTKRSGYRLVGDVDFEAAFRVAGWITPVPGGVGPMTVAMLLRNTLDGAKRVIEE; this is translated from the exons ATGGCATCGCCATCTGATCGTAAAGCTACCATTATCGACGGCAAAGCCATCGCTCAGACGATCAGGTCTGAAATCGCCGACGAGGTCCGTCATCTCTCCCAGAAATACGGCAAG GTGCCGGGCCTAGCTGTTGTAATTGTTGGGAACAGGAAAGATTCTCTAAGCTATGTGGGAATGAAGAGAAAAGCCTGTGCTGAAGTTGGGATTAGATCTTTTGATATGAATCTCCCTGAAGAAGTACTTGAATCCGAGTTGATCAGCAAAGTTCACGAGCTAAATGCAAATCCTGATGTACATG GCATATTGGTTCAGCTTCCTTTACCAAAGCACATAAATGAAGAGAAAGTTTTGGGTGAAATCAGTCTTGAAAAAGATGTAGATGGTTTTCACCCTTTGAATATCGGCAAACTTGCGATGAAAGGCCGAGAACCCCTTTTTCAACCTTGTACTCCCAAG GGGTGTCTTGAACTGCTATCTCGAAGTGGTGTAAGTGTAAAGGGAAAAAATGCTGTTGTTGTGGGTCGAAGTAACATAGTTGGATTGCCTGTTTCCTTGCTGCTTCTCAAGGCTGATGCTACTGTTACCATTGTTCATTCACGTACACCAGATCCCGAAAGGCTAGTTCGTGAAGCTGACATTGTTATAGCTGCAGCAGGACAAGCTATGATG ATCAAAGGCAGTTGGATCAAACCTGGTGCTGCGGTTATTGATGTTGGAACCAATGCCGTCGATGACCCAACTAAGCGATCGGGATACAGGTTAGTGGGAGACGTGGATTTTGAAGCAGCATTTAGGGTTGCTGGATGGATAACACCTGTTCCTGGTGGCGTTGGCCCGATGACAGTCGCAATGCTGCTCCGGAATACCTTAGATGGTGCAAAGCGTGTGATTGAGGAATGA
- the LOC105762665 gene encoding dephospho-CoA kinase isoform X1: MLVGSFGIQRVSVTQQFCLSIFVGGEGNRGLVKGKDLKQGAKMRLVGLTGGIASGKSTVSSMFKHNHIPVVDADIIARDALKKNSGEYKKVVAAFGPDILQDDGRVDRLKLGRIVFSDASKRQLLNRLLAPYISSGIFLEILKLWLKGHKVIILDIPLLFEAKMDKWTKPIVVVWVDPETQLQRLMERDNSTEEDARNRINAQMSLDLKKSQADIVIDNTGSRQDLQERFSEVLSQVKRPLTWTEFWLSRDGALTALLGVIIGVLAGKKFFW; the protein is encoded by the exons tagGCGGCGAAGGAAACAGGGGATTGGTCAAAGGGAAAGATCTGAAACAGGGAGCGAAAATGAGGTTAGTAGGGCTGACCGGCGGGATTGCTTCAGGGAAGAGTACCGTCTCTTCCATGTTCAAGCACAACCATATTCCCGTCGTCGATGCTGACATCATTGCTCGG gATGCCTTGAAGAAGAACTCCGGCGAGTACAAAAAAGTGGTGGCGGCATTCGGACCGGACATTTTACAAGATGATGGCCGAGTTGATCGTTTGAAATTGGGACGAATTGTCTTCTCTGATGCCTCCAAACGTCAACTCCTTAATCG GTTATTGGCTCCCTATATATCTTCTGgcatatttttagaaattttgaagcTTTGGTTAAAAGGTCATAAGGTGATCATTCTTGACATTCCGTTGTTGTTTGAGGCCAAGATGGATAAGTGGACAAAACCCATTGTTGTTGTATGGGTTGATCCTGAAACACAACTTCAACGACTTATGGAAAGAGATAATTCGACAGAGGAGGATGCCAGGAACAGGATTAATGCTCAGATGTCTCTAGATTTGAAGAAGAGCCAAGCAGATATTGTGATAGATAACACTGGATCACGTCAAGACTTGCAGGAAAGGTTCAGTGAGGTACTGTCGCAGGTCAAAAGGCCCTTGACATGGACTGAATTCTGGCTTTCAAGGGATGGAGCCTTGACAGCTTTACTTGGTGTGATAATAGGTGTTCTTGCAGGCAAgaaatttttttggtaa
- the LOC105762667 gene encoding heavy metal-associated isoprenylated plant protein 35 — translation MATKAADEEPVGALKYKTWVLKVLIHCEGCKKKVKKVLQAIDGVYETKIDSQQHKVTVTSSVDAETLIKKLTKSGKYVELWPELKPEKKDKKSGKTNDKQKDGGEKAGDDDHGPKNNSAEKKPEPAAAKNGGVGGDKGSAKDNQHPKGDQKGGKSEEPDPTQSTAAGGKKKKKKGQKSNPGPNGDTPPPPSETQSAMAVALPVPVPDHTSPPPAPPPNASIDLNPPNQPMYPYTPMYYGPPFCGVSYNTIYPSSSSSYYAPTMHSNPYGPPATPSDPINKFSEDDSYDDDESGCSIM, via the exons ATGGCTACTAAAGCTGCTGATGAAGAACCTGTTGGAGCACTGAAATATAAG ACATGGGTCTTGAAAGTCCTCATCCATTGTGAAGGCTGCAAGAAGAAAGTCAAGAAAGTTCTTCAAGCCATTGATG gtgtttatgagacGAAAATAGATTCTCAACAGCACAAGGTGACAGTCACTAGCAGCGTCGATGCAGAAACACTCATCAAGAAGCTGACCAAGTCTGGGAAATACGTTGAGCTTTGGCCGGAATTAAAGCCTGAGAAGAAAGACAAAAAGTCTGGGAAAACAAATGACAAGCAAAAAGACGGCGGAGAAAAAGCTGGTGATGATGACCATGGTCCAAAGAATAATTCAGCAGAGAAGAAGCCTGAACCAGCCGCTGCCAAAAATGGCGGTGTTGGTGGCGATAAAGGTTCTGCTAAAGATAACCAGCATCCAAAAGGGGACCAAAAGGGAGGTAAAAGCGAAGAACCTGACCCTACCCAAAGTACTGCTGCTGgtggtaaaaagaagaaaaagaaagggcaGAAAAGCAACCCTGGTCCCAACGGTGATACACCACCACCACCCAGTGAGACTCAGTCAGCCATGGCAGTGGCACTCCCAGTCCCAGTCCCAGACCATACCTCACCACCACCAGCACCACCACCCAATGCTTCAATCGATCTAAATCCTCCAAATCAACCAATGTATCCTTACACACCTATGTACTATGGACCTCCATTTTGTGGGGTAAGTTACAACACCATTTACCCTAGCTCAAGCTCTTCATATTATGCTCCCACCATGCATTCAAATCCATACGGACCACCAGCTACACCGTCTGATCCAATCAATAAATTCAGTGAAGATGATTCTTACGATGACGATGAGAGTGGCTGCTCAATCATGTGA